CAGGACTTCATGACTTCAGGAACGGGAGCCGTATTCGATCTTCTGCAGCGAGGTCACGCGAAAGATGTCCGCGGCCTTGAGCTTGAAGATCCCCGACATTCCTGTCATCGAGGCAATGGCTTCGATCTGCATGTCTAGCTCGTCGAAGGTGGGCCCTTCGGTCTCCGAGTGATCGAACTCGAGGTGCAGGATCCAGCTGGTGGAAGCCTCAACGTCATTCAGGTTGACGCAAGCACGTGGATTCTCGCGGATGTTGCGAACCGTCTTGCTGAAGAACTGGTTCGACAGCGCGACGTGATGGGGGTCGACGTAGTAGACCCGAGAGATCTCCGTGGCGTTGGGGATGCCGTCCAAAGAGCAGGTCCCCACTTGCGCGGGGATCCCGTTCTCCATCACCGCTCGGATCTCGTCGGGAAGCTTCGCGTTCGTCATCGGTCCATTGTGATCCGGGTGCCCGCTTCGGGACCGGGCGTCTGATCGTAAATCTCGTGCACCGCGAATGTCATGGCGAGGGCTGGCTTTCCGTACCGGGCGTCGCAAGCGCGTTCGGAGAAGCCAAATATTGGCTGGAAAATCGCCTTGAACTGCTCTGCCTTTTGGTTCACGAGGGGAAGATCCCTCTCGTTGGCCGGTCGGTAACCCAGGAAGGCACCCTTGAACTGGTAGCACTCGTGAAGATCGACGGTGGGATTCGGGGGGTGACTGGCTCGGGGGCCGGACGTGCTGGCGAGCACGGTGAAGGAGAACTTCCCGTTCTCCTCGAGGGAGGGGAGGAGGACCTCGCTGTACCCTCGAGGAAACAGACAGGTGATGGCTTTTCGGTCGTCGCTGACGCGCCAGGCCTGGACGAGATGGATCTGAGGGACCAGCTCGGCGTTCCGCGTCGCGCCGAATCCAACGGCCGCACCCTCCAGGAATACCGCAATCTCTTTCGGAATCATTCTCGTCGTCGTTCTGTAAGCTAACGTATGGGTGGTTTCCTGTCCAGCCTCGCGATTACCTCGCCACGGCTAGGGCGGACCGCCGGGAACGCTCGGCGCCGGTGCGTCGGCCGGCCGAATGGGAACGGGTGAGACTTTCCAAATCTCGTCGCAATACTCGCGGATGGCGCGGTCCGACGAGAACCTGCCCATGCGGGCCACGTTCAGAATGGACTTGCGCGTCCAGCTCTCGACATCGCGGTAGGCGCGTCCGGCATCCTCCTGACATCGGAGGTAATCGCCGAAATCGGCGAGCACCATGTAGTAGTCCCGCTCGAGCAGCGAGTCGATCAAGGGACGGAAGAGCGAGCGGTCGCCATCCGAGAACCTCCCGGACGCAACCAGGTCGATGGCCTCCCGGAGCCGCGGGTCGTCATGGTAGAGATCGCGCGGTCGATAGCTCCCCGTACGCTTGCCGGCGACCTCCTCGGCGGTCAAGCCAAAGAGGAAGAAATTCTCCGGGCCAACGGCCTCGCGAATCTCGACGTTGGCTCCATCGAGGGTGCCGATGGTCAGCGCTCCGTTCAAAGCGAACTTCATGTTCCCGGTTCCCGAGGCCTCCATCCCCGCGGTGGAAAGCTGCTCCGAGAGATCGGCCGCGGGAAATATGCGATGGCTCAGCTTCACGTTGTAATCGGGAAGGAAAACGACTTTGAGCCGTCGGTTCACACGCTCGTCGGAGTTCACCACGCCGGCAATCGAGTGGACGAGCTTGATGATGAGCTTGGCCATGAAATAGCCGGGAGCCGCTTTGCCGGCGAAGATCACCGTGCGCGGTCCTGCC
This region of Vicinamibacteria bacterium genomic DNA includes:
- a CDS encoding pyridoxamine 5'-phosphate oxidase family protein, with product MTNAKLPDEIRAVMENGIPAQVGTCSLDGIPNATEISRVYYVDPHHVALSNQFFSKTVRNIRENPRACVNLNDVEASTSWILHLEFDHSETEGPTFDELDMQIEAIASMTGMSGIFKLKAADIFRVTSLQKIEYGSRS
- the glgP gene encoding glycogen/starch/alpha-glucan family phosphorylase, with the translated sequence DRVRRLSLIDESGERYVRMAHLAALGSHAINGVARLHTELLTRSVMSDFFDLWPEKFSNKTNGVTPRRFMALANPRLSRLITSAIGENWLRNLEELERLQPLAEDASFREAWRQVKLQNKAELAKEIQRRTGDVVEPGSLFDVQAKRIHEYKRQQLNALHVVALYQRLVQDPRFEAGPRTVIFAGKAAPGYFMAKLIIKLVHSIAGVVNSDERVNRRLKVVFLPDYNVKLSHRIFPAADLSEQLSTAGMEASGTGNMKFALNGALTIGTLDGANVEIREAVGPENFFLFGLTAEEVAGKRTGSYRPRDLYHDDPRLREAIDLVASGRFSDGDRSLFRPLIDSLLERDYYMVLADFGDYLRCQEDAGRAYRDVESWTRKSILNVARMGRFSSDRAIREYCDEIWKVSPVPIRPADAPAPSVPGGPP